GGAGGGGCTGGACCTGAGCCATAGCCTGACCGCCGTGAACGGGCAGAGGTACGTTCAAAAGCTGCCCCTGCTGAATCTGCTCCCCTTGATGCATGGGGTTCCCCTGCAATTGACGGGCCTCGTGAATCCGGTCCTCCAGATCGGCCCCGCGAAACTGCAACTCGGCACGGAGACTGCGCCTGTTCTGGCCACCGATCTCTACGCCTTTCCACTGATTGAGGAGTTGGAGGCTGTCCTCAAACAAAGCGCTCCGTCTGCCAGCCCCATAAAGATTGCCGTCCTACCGGAGTCGAAATTGACCGATCATCCCGGCCTCCGACTTCGTGTATCCGCGCCAGACGATGCCCTGTACGTCACCCTGAGCAACGGCCTGCTGACCACACCGGGAAGTGCCTACGATGCCTTCCTGCTGGCCGTCCGCCGGGTACAGAAGGGTCTCCTCCCAGTCCCAACGGCGCACTCCCCTGTGACCGGGCAGCCGCCGCAGCCCCACATTGTCAACAGCCCAGCTGAACTGCTTCAGGCAACCGAACGCAAGGAAGCGGCGCTCCTCGTGTACCGGCTTGATCCCAGCGACCTCCGCAACCTGAAGCTCACGCCCGTCCCCGCCTCCCAGGTCCACCTCATCACCCAGCCCTGACTACGCCTCCGGCACGTAGTCCGCGATTTCGCCCAGCAGGTCGC
The window above is part of the Deinococcus metallilatus genome. Proteins encoded here:
- a CDS encoding permease prefix domain 1-containing protein, coding for MRETEQYLNRATRGLWGKARREARLELRGAIEDKLYRYRLLGLSEDDATHAALRDLGDPQAIARELNRVHTLPQAGRAALLAGVATLLGMQAFAQVPTVHAIQNCQPLSPSALKGLSPQQRQTYESFVRSKGGIEGAVAWCRQNAASSLLSLDDLIAALRTAGVQVDELSGVDGYLILSFPGGKVVEGLDLSHSLTAVNGQRYVQKLPLLNLLPLMHGVPLQLTGLVNPVLQIGPAKLQLGTETAPVLATDLYAFPLIEELEAVLKQSAPSASPIKIAVLPESKLTDHPGLRLRVSAPDDALYVTLSNGLLTTPGSAYDAFLLAVRRVQKGLLPVPTAHSPVTGQPPQPHIVNSPAELLQATERKEAALLVYRLDPSDLRNLKLTPVPASQVHLITQP